A window of the Vibrio pomeroyi genome harbors these coding sequences:
- a CDS encoding patatin-like phospholipase family protein, producing MPSTHISYALHSYDALAHLDIHIDKVALVTEGGGQRGIFTAGVLDAFLEQSFNPFSLMIGTSAGSLNLASYICGQHRHAYRVITEATVSPKFFDTYKFLLKKKGLDLDWLLEQTETSLPLNWQLGHNNMKNCKVLACASHATHHEPTYFDLDSHAWQDALKASCAIPFISSKTIQANDEEWLDGSIAAPIPAQEAYNRGYKHIVVIRTVPISTSFDHRWMCKYSKLLGKTKAKAMIDLLIKHEAHYRATQDFLSNPPEDATIYEIHPNKALYSTLLGSSKHALEHDYEVGLLSGKYFLATAGRHIEQT from the coding sequence ATGCCTTCTACACATATATCTTACGCACTTCACTCTTACGATGCCTTAGCACACCTCGATATCCACATCGATAAAGTGGCTCTGGTAACAGAAGGTGGCGGCCAACGTGGCATTTTTACAGCGGGCGTATTAGATGCCTTTCTTGAGCAAAGCTTTAATCCGTTTTCACTGATGATTGGTACATCAGCGGGCTCTCTAAATCTAGCATCCTATATATGTGGTCAACATCGACATGCGTATCGCGTCATCACAGAAGCAACAGTCAGCCCTAAGTTCTTCGATACTTATAAGTTTTTACTGAAAAAGAAAGGGCTAGACCTTGATTGGTTGCTTGAGCAAACCGAAACAAGCTTACCGCTCAACTGGCAGTTAGGTCATAACAATATGAAGAATTGTAAGGTACTTGCTTGTGCATCCCACGCAACTCACCATGAGCCAACCTATTTTGACTTAGACTCACACGCTTGGCAGGACGCACTCAAAGCCTCATGTGCCATTCCTTTTATCAGTTCAAAGACTATTCAAGCGAATGATGAAGAGTGGCTTGATGGCAGTATTGCCGCCCCAATACCCGCGCAAGAAGCCTATAACCGGGGTTATAAACATATAGTCGTGATTCGAACTGTACCCATTTCAACGTCTTTTGATCACCGCTGGATGTGCAAATACAGTAAGTTATTAGGGAAAACAAAAGCCAAAGCGATGATTGATCTGCTAATCAAGCACGAAGCGCATTACCGTGCGACTCAAGACTTTCTGAGTAACCCTCCTGAAGACGCAACCATTTATGAGATTCATCCAAACAAAGCGCTGTACTCAACATTGCTCGGAAGCTCTAAACATGCACTTGAACATGACTACGAGGTAGGACTTTTATCTGGAAAGTACTTCCTCGCCACGGCAGGCCGTCATATTGAACAGACATAA
- a CDS encoding Hsp20 family protein, with protein sequence MRTVDFTPLYRNAIGFDRLFNMMEANTSKNSSGGYPPYNIEQKDENNYRITMAVAGFADDQLDLTQKENMLIVKGERKAEAEKTFVYQGIAERDFERKFQLADYVKVVGASMENGLLHIDLEREIPEAMQPRKIAINGNSLLEG encoded by the coding sequence ATGAGAACTGTAGATTTCACTCCACTTTACCGCAACGCAATCGGCTTCGATCGTCTATTCAACATGATGGAAGCGAACACATCGAAGAACTCTTCTGGCGGTTACCCTCCATACAACATCGAGCAAAAAGACGAGAACAACTACCGTATTACTATGGCCGTTGCTGGTTTTGCTGATGACCAATTAGATCTTACTCAGAAAGAGAACATGCTAATTGTTAAAGGTGAGCGTAAAGCAGAAGCAGAGAAAACCTTCGTATACCAAGGTATCGCAGAGCGTGATTTCGAACGTAAATTCCAACTGGCAGACTACGTAAAAGTGGTGGGCGCAAGCATGGAAAATGGTCTTCTTCACATCGACCTAGAACGCGAAATCCCAGAAGCGATGCAACCACGTAAGATTGCTATTAATGGTAATAGCCTACTAGAAGGTTAA
- a CDS encoding valine--pyruvate transaminase, translating into MQFSKFGEKFNRYSGITRLMDDLNDGLRTPGAIMLGGGNPAAIPAMLDYFNQASADMLASGELIAALANYDGPQGKDSFIKSLAAMLKETYGWDISEKNISLTNGSQSGFFYLFNLLAGQQPDGSHKKILLPIAPEYIGYGDAGIDDDIFISYHPEIELLENRQFKYHVDFEQLKVDDSVAAICASRPTNPTGNVLTDEEVRKLDKLARENNIPLLIDNAYGLPFPNIIFEDVEPFWNENTILCMSLSKLGLPGVRCGIVIASEEVTQALTNMNGIISLAPSSVGPAIANHMIESGDLLRLSSEVIKPFYKEKSLRAVELLQDAIDDPRFRIHKPEGAIFLWLWFDELPITTMELYDRLKARGVLIVPGEYFFIGQEDEWDHAHQCLRMNYVQDDEAMQKGIAIIAEEVKKAYSEQ; encoded by the coding sequence ATGCAGTTCTCTAAGTTTGGTGAAAAGTTTAATCGATACTCTGGAATCACTCGTTTAATGGATGATTTGAATGATGGCCTGCGCACTCCAGGCGCTATCATGCTCGGTGGTGGCAACCCAGCCGCTATCCCAGCCATGCTCGATTACTTTAACCAAGCCAGTGCCGACATGCTCGCCAGTGGAGAACTCATCGCCGCCCTCGCCAACTACGACGGTCCGCAAGGTAAAGACAGCTTCATTAAGTCATTAGCTGCGATGCTAAAAGAGACCTATGGCTGGGACATCAGCGAGAAAAACATCAGCCTGACTAACGGCAGTCAAAGCGGCTTCTTTTACCTATTCAACCTATTAGCGGGTCAACAACCAGACGGTTCACACAAGAAAATCTTACTGCCGATCGCTCCTGAATACATTGGCTACGGTGATGCAGGGATTGATGATGACATCTTTATCTCTTACCACCCAGAGATCGAGCTACTAGAAAACCGTCAGTTCAAATACCACGTCGACTTTGAACAACTAAAGGTTGATGACTCAGTAGCCGCTATTTGTGCTTCTCGCCCAACCAACCCTACGGGTAACGTACTGACCGATGAGGAAGTGCGTAAGTTGGACAAACTCGCACGTGAGAACAACATCCCACTACTGATCGATAACGCTTACGGCCTACCATTTCCAAACATCATCTTTGAAGATGTAGAACCGTTCTGGAATGAAAATACGATTCTGTGCATGAGCCTGTCTAAGCTTGGTTTGCCAGGTGTACGCTGCGGTATCGTGATTGCGAGCGAAGAAGTAACACAAGCACTGACTAACATGAATGGCATTATCAGCTTAGCGCCAAGCAGTGTGGGCCCTGCTATTGCCAACCACATGATTGAGAGCGGTGATCTATTACGTTTAAGCAGCGAAGTGATTAAGCCTTTCTATAAAGAGAAGTCTTTGCGCGCTGTTGAACTGCTGCAAGACGCTATCGACGACCCACGTTTTCGTATCCACAAACCTGAAGGCGCTATCTTCTTATGGCTATGGTTTGATGAACTGCCTATCACGACAATGGAGCTGTATGACAGATTGAAAGCTCGCGGCGTATTGATTGTTCCTGGTGAATACTTCTTTATCGGCCAAGAAGATGAGTGGGATCATGCTCACCAGTGCTTGCGTATGAACTACGTACAAGACGATGAAGCGATGCAAAAAGGTATTGCAATCATTGCTGAAGAAGTGAAAAAGGCTTACTCAGAGCAGTAA
- a CDS encoding alpha-amylase, whose product MKKTVLALSILALSACSQTSDDSLLLTIDNNTVVFESTGKGTVIAEQELAKGSYTFSISDTQDTCGTNYALAEENRIKFNKPLRLDDCAEKSELDIKVFRANTYQFTLNPQTNELTVQIKPKQQQVQSFACPIPSDEPTTIDVAQTFDDGTLVRDALSGKQVTVTNGSVTMQPAENSQGVLLLEKVEPETKTEFSWDNATVYFVMTDRFHNGNPDNDNSYGRSQDGQEEIGTFHGGDLAGLTEKLDYIESLGANAIWITSPLEQIHGWVGGGDRGDFKHYGYHGYYHQDWTKLDDNMGTEDELKTFIDTAHSKGIRVVWDVVMNHTGYATLADMQEFDFGKLNLTDEEATKTLGENWTDWQPAKGQNWHYFNNYISYSDKEAWEKWWGKAWLRSDIGAYDSPGYNNLTMSLAHLPDFKTESTETTGLPNFYRNKSTSATDELKTPREHLITWLSDWVREYGVDGFRVDTAKHVELDAWAELKESTNQALAEWKQNNPDKALDDMPFWMTGEVWAHSVVKSDYFANGFDSIINFEFQSDVAPKALKCLSDLDADYLRYAEKINNDSEFNVLSYLSSHDTSLFWTQHGSDFAKQTKAANALMLAPGAVQIYYGDEIARDFGPTGSDPMQGTRSDMPWDQISGERAELLEHWQALGQFRQRHPAVAQGKHIIRNNKGYYAFERQYQDDKVLVVYTGSK is encoded by the coding sequence ATGAAAAAAACAGTACTCGCGCTTTCAATACTCGCACTCAGCGCATGCAGCCAAACCAGTGATGACAGCTTATTGCTGACGATTGATAACAACACTGTCGTATTTGAATCGACAGGAAAAGGCACTGTTATCGCTGAACAGGAACTCGCTAAAGGTAGCTATACCTTCTCTATCAGCGATACTCAAGATACCTGTGGCACCAACTATGCGTTGGCTGAAGAAAACCGCATCAAATTCAATAAACCCCTTCGCCTAGACGACTGCGCCGAGAAGTCTGAATTAGATATCAAGGTCTTTCGCGCTAACACCTATCAGTTTACGCTCAACCCACAAACCAATGAGCTGACGGTTCAGATAAAGCCGAAGCAACAACAAGTACAAAGCTTTGCTTGTCCGATTCCTAGTGACGAACCAACCACCATCGACGTTGCTCAAACCTTTGATGATGGTACCTTGGTGAGAGATGCTCTTTCAGGCAAACAAGTCACAGTAACTAATGGCAGCGTCACCATGCAGCCAGCAGAAAATAGCCAAGGTGTCCTGTTGCTAGAAAAGGTGGAGCCCGAAACCAAAACTGAGTTTAGTTGGGATAACGCCACGGTTTACTTCGTGATGACCGACCGCTTCCATAACGGTAACCCTGACAACGACAACAGTTACGGGCGTAGCCAAGACGGACAAGAAGAAATCGGCACCTTCCACGGTGGTGACTTGGCCGGATTAACCGAGAAGCTCGATTACATTGAGTCACTCGGCGCTAACGCCATCTGGATAACATCTCCGTTAGAGCAAATCCACGGCTGGGTTGGCGGTGGTGACAGAGGTGATTTCAAACATTATGGCTACCATGGTTACTACCACCAAGATTGGACTAAGCTTGATGACAACATGGGTACCGAAGACGAGCTGAAAACCTTCATCGATACCGCACACAGCAAAGGTATTCGCGTGGTGTGGGATGTGGTAATGAACCACACTGGCTACGCTACCCTTGCCGACATGCAAGAGTTCGACTTTGGTAAGCTCAACCTCACCGATGAAGAAGCAACGAAAACACTTGGCGAAAACTGGACAGACTGGCAACCCGCTAAAGGTCAGAACTGGCACTACTTCAATAACTACATCTCATACAGCGATAAAGAAGCGTGGGAAAAATGGTGGGGCAAAGCTTGGCTACGCAGCGATATCGGCGCATATGATTCACCGGGTTACAACAACCTCACCATGTCTTTGGCGCACCTGCCCGATTTCAAAACAGAATCGACAGAAACCACCGGGCTACCGAACTTCTATCGCAATAAGTCCACCAGCGCGACCGATGAACTTAAAACGCCTCGTGAACATCTGATCACTTGGCTATCAGATTGGGTGCGCGAATACGGTGTGGATGGCTTTAGGGTTGATACCGCCAAGCACGTTGAACTGGACGCTTGGGCTGAATTGAAGGAGAGCACCAATCAAGCGCTTGCAGAATGGAAGCAAAACAACCCAGATAAAGCCTTGGATGACATGCCATTTTGGATGACAGGTGAAGTATGGGCCCACAGCGTGGTGAAATCAGATTACTTCGCTAACGGTTTTGATTCGATCATCAACTTTGAATTCCAGAGCGACGTCGCCCCTAAAGCGCTGAAGTGCCTATCCGATCTTGATGCTGATTACCTTCGCTACGCAGAGAAGATCAACAATGACAGCGAGTTCAACGTGTTGAGTTACCTATCGTCTCACGACACCTCGCTATTCTGGACACAGCACGGCAGTGACTTTGCTAAACAAACCAAAGCCGCGAATGCATTAATGCTTGCTCCGGGCGCGGTACAGATCTATTACGGTGATGAAATCGCCCGTGACTTTGGCCCAACAGGTTCCGATCCAATGCAAGGCACTCGCTCAGATATGCCATGGGATCAAATCTCCGGCGAACGTGCAGAGTTGCTAGAACACTGGCAAGCGCTTGGCCAATTCCGCCAACGCCACCCAGCCGTCGCGCAAGGTAAGCACATCATCCGCAACAACAAAGGCTATTACGCCTTCGAACGCCAATACCAAGACGACAAGGTGTTGGTTGTGTATACCGGTTCGAAGTAA